A region of Paenimyroides aestuarii DNA encodes the following proteins:
- a CDS encoding DUF3575 domain-containing protein, translating to MKKTILAAVFLFAAQLGMAQEQPVEEQKPEIENKNMVKLNLLALTAGNISLQYERLITPKTTVGATVNVMPSKGLPFSSSVESFVDDQTTSAQLKQISISSFSVTPEIRFYLGKEGYKGFYIAPFVRYGKYNVDLPVNYDYEGKEENIMVNGEVKAFSGGFAIGAQWRVYKDFYLDWMIMGPHFGSAKGTLEGKRSLNQSEQDAIRKSLSDLDIPVVDFDYEVNDSGAKAKLDGPWAGIRASIGIGYRF from the coding sequence ATGAAAAAAACAATCTTAGCAGCTGTGTTTCTTTTTGCAGCACAGTTGGGCATGGCACAAGAACAGCCTGTAGAAGAGCAAAAGCCAGAAATTGAAAACAAAAACATGGTAAAGCTGAATCTTTTAGCGCTTACTGCCGGAAATATTTCCTTACAATACGAACGTTTAATTACTCCAAAAACCACAGTGGGTGCAACAGTAAATGTGATGCCTTCTAAAGGATTGCCTTTTTCAAGCTCTGTGGAATCGTTTGTAGATGACCAAACAACAAGTGCGCAATTAAAACAAATAAGCATCTCTAGTTTTTCTGTAACACCTGAAATTCGTTTTTATTTAGGCAAAGAAGGATACAAAGGTTTTTATATTGCACCTTTTGTTCGCTACGGAAAATATAACGTAGATTTACCTGTAAACTATGATTACGAAGGTAAAGAAGAAAATATTATGGTAAATGGAGAGGTTAAAGCTTTTTCAGGCGGATTTGCTATTGGCGCACAATGGCGCGTGTACAAAGATTTTTATTTAGATTGGATGATCATGGGACCACACTTTGGTTCGGCAAAAGGAACATTAGAAGGTAAAAGATCGTTGAATCAAAGTGAGCAAGATGCTATTCGCAAATCTTTAAGCGATTTAGATATTCCGGTGGTTGATTTTGATTACGAAGTAAACGATTCTGGTGCCAAAGCAAAACTAGACGGTCCTTGGGCTGGAATCCGCGCATCAATCGGTATCGGTTATCGTTTTTAA
- the nadD gene encoding nicotinate (nicotinamide) nucleotide adenylyltransferase, with protein sequence MKVGLYFGTFNPIHVGHLIIANHLAENSDLDQVWMVVTPHNPLKKKAGLLPDYHRLQMVHLATEGYDKIVPSDIEFKLPQPNYTVNTLAHLHEKFPNHVFSLIMGEDNLKSLKKWKNFELILNDYELYVYPRISADKVPDEWMNLENIHKIDAPIIELSSTFIRQSIKEQKNIKPMIDHKVWEYIDHNLFYKK encoded by the coding sequence ATGAAAGTAGGTTTGTATTTCGGCACATTCAACCCTATCCACGTGGGGCATTTAATCATTGCCAATCATCTGGCCGAAAACAGCGATTTAGATCAGGTGTGGATGGTTGTAACACCGCACAATCCATTAAAGAAAAAAGCCGGATTATTGCCTGATTATCATCGTTTGCAAATGGTGCATTTGGCTACGGAAGGATACGATAAAATAGTTCCAAGCGATATAGAATTTAAGCTGCCACAGCCTAATTACACCGTAAACACGCTGGCACATTTGCATGAAAAATTTCCCAACCATGTTTTTTCATTGATAATGGGTGAGGATAATTTAAAGTCGCTTAAAAAATGGAAAAATTTTGAATTGATTTTAAACGATTATGAGTTGTATGTATATCCAAGAATTTCAGCTGATAAGGTGCCCGATGAATGGATGAATTTGGAGAATATCCACAAAATAGATGCTCCTATAATCGAGTTGTCGTCCACATTTATTCGTCAAAGCATCAAAGAACAAAAAAATATCAAACCAATGATTGATCACAAAGTTTGGGAATATATTGACCACAATTTATTTTACAAGAAATAA
- a CDS encoding T9SS type A sorting domain-containing protein: MKKITLLASLLLTTLTVSAQNYYTFTKSTATYTDLTGATSLTNNTIWDFDFFGPIASPFNIDIFGQTYNTINFEDDYFYLESSTNANLYSELFPAYAYIMDRNVSGIGNGVSPISYKVEGTSGNRILKMEVKNAGLEMEFDATGTTNLFLNYQIWFYEADKSIEYRYGNHNVTNVASLNDEGVSYIFLSYEDSNNVKGGFIDGTITSPTYTEVTNPTSNPTNLNALPAPNTVYRFALNPLAVKDQEKIEFSMFPNPTNDVLNLTFPEAVNKPYSVYDLMGREVLKGSLNNITQAQINVSTLQKGSYILRIAGSTQKFVKN, encoded by the coding sequence ATGAAAAAAATTACTTTATTAGCAAGCTTGTTGTTAACCACATTAACGGTAAGTGCACAAAACTATTATACTTTTACAAAAAGCACTGCTACTTATACAGACCTTACAGGAGCTACAAGTTTAACAAATAATACTATCTGGGATTTTGATTTTTTTGGACCTATTGCAAGTCCTTTTAATATAGATATTTTCGGACAAACCTATAATACAATTAATTTTGAGGACGATTACTTTTATCTCGAAAGTTCAACAAATGCTAATTTATATAGCGAATTATTTCCAGCTTATGCCTATATAATGGATCGTAACGTATCTGGTATAGGTAACGGTGTATCGCCCATTTCATATAAAGTTGAAGGGACTTCAGGAAATCGTATTTTAAAAATGGAAGTGAAAAATGCCGGATTAGAGATGGAGTTTGATGCTACTGGCACCACTAATTTATTTTTAAATTATCAAATTTGGTTTTACGAAGCAGATAAAAGTATAGAATACCGCTATGGAAATCACAACGTAACAAATGTTGCCTCTTTAAACGATGAAGGCGTTTCTTATATATTTCTTTCGTATGAAGATAGTAATAATGTAAAAGGCGGTTTTATTGATGGAACTATCACAAGTCCAACTTACACTGAAGTTACAAACCCCACATCTAACCCTACAAACCTAAACGCTTTGCCCGCACCAAACACGGTCTATCGTTTTGCATTAAATCCTTTAGCTGTGAAAGACCAAGAGAAAATTGAATTTTCCATGTTTCCAAATCCAACAAACGATGTGTTAAACCTAACATTTCCTGAAGCAGTAAATAAACCCTATTCTGTTTACGATTTAATGGGGCGCGAAGTTTTAAAAGGATCTTTAAACAATATTACCCAAGCACAAATTAATGTGAGCACGTTACAAAAAGGTTCATACATATTACGCATTGCAGGGAGTACGCAGAAATTCGTAAAAAACTAA
- a CDS encoding TatD family hydrolase: MILIDTHTHLYSEEFENDRTEMMERALAAGVKHFFVPAIDASYYNGMQQIQQQYPQNVHLMMGLHPCYVKPETFEEELAFVEQELAKGTYVAVGEIGVDLYWDQSTLKIQQQAFQTQIQWAKKLSLPINIHCRDAFDEVFEVLDQEKSNDLFGIFHCFTGDFKQAERALNLNMKLGIGGVATFKNGKIDQYLNQIPLEHIVLETDSPYLAPAPYRGKRNESSYVALVAQKLAAIYNLSVEEIANQTTKNALNIFKL, translated from the coding sequence ATGATTTTAATTGATACACACACCCATTTGTATAGTGAAGAATTTGAAAACGACCGCACCGAAATGATGGAACGCGCACTTGCAGCTGGTGTAAAACATTTTTTTGTTCCGGCGATCGATGCTTCTTATTATAATGGTATGCAACAAATACAACAGCAATATCCGCAAAACGTTCATTTAATGATGGGCTTGCATCCCTGCTACGTAAAACCTGAAACTTTTGAAGAAGAATTGGCTTTTGTTGAACAAGAATTAGCAAAAGGAACCTATGTTGCCGTGGGCGAAATTGGTGTGGATCTATATTGGGATCAATCTACCCTAAAAATTCAGCAACAGGCTTTTCAAACCCAAATTCAGTGGGCAAAGAAGCTCAGTTTGCCAATAAATATCCATTGTCGTGATGCGTTTGATGAAGTTTTTGAAGTATTAGATCAAGAGAAAAGCAACGATTTATTTGGAATTTTCCATTGTTTTACGGGCGATTTTAAACAAGCAGAACGCGCCTTAAATTTGAACATGAAACTGGGAATTGGTGGCGTTGCAACTTTTAAAAACGGAAAAATAGATCAATATTTAAATCAAATTCCGCTAGAACATATCGTTTTAGAAACCGATTCGCCTTATTTAGCACCGGCACCCTATCGCGGCAAGCGCAACGAAAGCAGCTATGTGGCATTGGTTGCCCAAAAATTAGCAGCTATTTACAATCTATCAGTAGAAGAAATTGCAAATCAAACAACAAAAAACGCATTAAACATTTTTAAATTGTAA
- the gmk gene encoding guanylate kinase has translation MTAQQGKLIVFSAPSGSGKTTIVKHLLTQPQLHLDFSISATSRYMRNGEINGKDYYFISAEDFQQKIKENAFVEFEEVYKDNYYGTLKTEIERIWAEGKHVIFDIDVVGGLNIKQQYPNQTLAVFVSPPSVEELERRLRFRQTETDEKIAMRLEKAEREISRAPEFDVILKNHDLETAKKEACQLVLNFINK, from the coding sequence ATGACTGCACAACAAGGAAAATTGATTGTTTTTTCGGCACCATCTGGTTCTGGTAAAACAACCATTGTAAAACATTTGCTTACACAACCTCAATTGCATTTAGATTTTTCTATATCGGCAACCTCTCGTTATATGCGCAATGGCGAGATAAACGGTAAAGATTATTACTTTATTTCGGCCGAAGATTTTCAACAAAAAATCAAAGAAAATGCTTTTGTTGAATTTGAAGAAGTATATAAAGATAACTATTACGGCACGCTAAAAACAGAAATTGAACGTATTTGGGCAGAAGGCAAACACGTTATTTTTGATATTGATGTGGTGGGTGGTTTAAACATTAAACAGCAATACCCCAACCAAACATTAGCAGTTTTTGTAAGTCCGCCATCAGTCGAAGAATTGGAACGCCGTTTGCGTTTTCGCCAAACCGAAACCGATGAAAAAATTGCCATGCGATTAGAAAAAGCCGAACGAGAAATTTCTCGTGCGCCCGAATTCGACGTTATTTTAAAAAATCACGACCTAGAAACAGCAAAAAAAGAAGCTTGCCAGTTGGTTTTAAACTTCATAAATAAGTAA
- a CDS encoding YicC/YloC family endoribonuclease, with protein sequence MTGFGKASVQLPLKKITVEIKSLNSKNLDLNVRLPQPYREKELEIRNQIAQQLERGKVECSVYIEVTGEETSSTINAPIVKAYIAQMKSIIPDADATELMKMAVRMPDALKVERCELDEQEWKEIEKVLHQAIKNINEFRQQEGEKLGNDFAQRIENIRTAMHEVASYEEERITNVKERLQQNLKELEVAVDESRYAQEIIYYIEKLDINEEKVRLTNHLDYFVETMNAKEHAGRKLGFIAQEMGREINTMGSKSNHAEMQKLVVKMKDELEKIKEQVLNIL encoded by the coding sequence ATGACAGGTTTTGGTAAAGCATCGGTGCAATTGCCATTAAAGAAAATTACGGTAGAAATTAAATCATTAAATTCCAAGAATTTAGATTTAAACGTGCGTTTGCCTCAACCTTATAGAGAAAAAGAGTTAGAAATTCGCAATCAAATAGCACAACAATTAGAACGTGGCAAGGTAGAATGTTCGGTTTATATCGAAGTTACCGGTGAAGAAACATCGTCCACTATAAATGCGCCTATTGTAAAAGCATATATTGCCCAAATGAAAAGCATTATTCCTGATGCAGATGCAACCGAATTAATGAAAATGGCCGTTCGTATGCCCGATGCCTTAAAAGTAGAACGCTGCGAATTGGATGAACAAGAGTGGAAAGAAATTGAAAAAGTGTTGCACCAAGCCATAAAAAACATCAACGAATTTCGCCAACAAGAAGGAGAAAAGTTAGGAAACGATTTTGCGCAACGAATAGAAAATATTAGAACTGCGATGCATGAGGTGGCATCGTATGAAGAAGAGCGCATCACCAACGTGAAAGAACGTTTGCAACAAAATTTAAAAGAATTAGAAGTAGCTGTTGATGAAAGCCGTTACGCACAAGAAATCATCTATTATATTGAAAAGTTAGATATTAACGAAGAAAAAGTGCGTTTAACCAATCATTTAGATTATTTTGTAGAAACCATGAATGCCAAAGAGCATGCCGGACGAAAATTAGGCTTTATTGCTCAAGAAATGGGGCGCGAAATCAATACCATGGGATCCAAATCAAATCATGCCGAAATGCAAAAATTGGTAGTGAAAATGAAAGACGAATTAGAAAAAATCAAAGAACAGGTTTTAAACATTCTTTAA
- a CDS encoding NAD(P)/FAD-dependent oxidoreductase: MFDCLIIGGGVSGVSCALVLGSARKKAFVADKKIGIIAHQKSSMLQDALFNNAYGLAPGTLGSDLLHQTLNNLSFLYPEIVQIGNEKVVSIIKQGAHFLVTTNENIYETKLIVVAINSSNPFTIDGFLQNYVISHQKSLPQKNRLQLQNTDHLVMENVYVAGTLAGHRSQLAIAAGSGAAVATDILTLWNNGVETHAHDSVKKA; the protein is encoded by the coding sequence ATGTTTGACTGTTTAATAATTGGCGGCGGCGTTTCGGGGGTTTCGTGTGCCTTGGTTTTAGGTTCTGCCCGTAAGAAAGCGTTTGTGGCCGATAAAAAAATAGGCATTATTGCACATCAAAAATCATCAATGTTGCAAGATGCTTTGTTCAACAATGCGTATGGACTTGCCCCAGGAACTTTAGGGAGCGATTTACTACACCAAACTTTAAATAACTTAAGCTTTTTGTACCCCGAAATTGTGCAAATTGGCAATGAAAAAGTGGTTTCCATTATAAAACAAGGCGCTCATTTTTTGGTTACTACCAATGAAAATATCTATGAAACCAAACTTATAGTGGTAGCAATTAACTCTAGCAATCCTTTCACAATTGATGGATTTCTGCAAAATTATGTGATTTCTCATCAAAAATCCTTACCACAAAAAAACCGTTTACAATTGCAAAATACCGACCATTTAGTAATGGAAAATGTATATGTTGCCGGCACCTTGGCAGGTCATCGCAGCCAACTCGCAATTGCTGCCGGAAGTGGTGCCGCAGTTGCAACCGATATTCTAACCCTCTGGAACAACGGCGTTGAAACACATGCGCATGATAGTGTGAAAAAAGCATAA
- a CDS encoding asparaginase, which produces MHKQAILLIYTGGTIGMVKDFETGALKAFNFNQLLERIPELQLLDCTIDTYSFEDPIDSSDMNPEHWITIAEVIEKNYQDFDGFVVLHGSDTMSYTASALSFMLRNLSKPVILTGSQLPIGDLRTDAKENLITAIQIASLHQDKIPVIKEVGLYFEYKLYRGNRTTKISAEHFNAFTSPNLPHLAESGVHLKVNEHLLDDFYESNQLTIQKELNDDVFILKIFPGITQSVLEAVLNIPHLKAIVLETFGSGNAPTPFWFINCLQKAIQRGIKIVNVTQCWGGSVDMGKYETGTALKQIGVISGYDITTEAAITKLMVLLPQNLSAPAFSKAFQTPICGELSLEE; this is translated from the coding sequence ATGCATAAACAAGCCATTCTTTTAATTTATACGGGCGGAACCATTGGTATGGTAAAAGATTTTGAAACCGGTGCTTTAAAAGCTTTTAATTTTAACCAGCTTTTAGAACGCATTCCCGAATTACAGTTATTAGATTGCACCATTGATACCTATTCGTTTGAAGATCCGATTGATTCTTCAGACATGAACCCCGAGCATTGGATCACCATTGCTGAGGTTATTGAAAAAAACTACCAAGATTTTGATGGTTTTGTGGTTTTGCATGGATCAGATACCATGTCATATACCGCATCGGCATTGAGTTTTATGCTGAGAAACCTTTCAAAACCAGTGATATTAACTGGGTCGCAACTGCCCATTGGCGATTTGCGTACCGATGCCAAAGAGAATTTAATTACCGCCATACAAATTGCTTCGCTGCATCAAGATAAAATTCCTGTTATAAAAGAAGTTGGTTTGTATTTTGAATACAAGCTGTATCGCGGAAACAGAACCACCAAAATTTCAGCCGAACATTTCAATGCCTTTACATCGCCCAATTTACCGCATTTGGCAGAAAGTGGCGTTCATTTAAAAGTCAATGAACATTTATTAGACGATTTTTACGAATCGAACCAATTAACGATTCAAAAAGAATTAAATGACGATGTTTTTATCCTTAAAATTTTTCCAGGCATCACTCAAAGTGTTTTAGAAGCTGTTTTAAACATTCCTCATTTAAAAGCAATTGTGTTAGAAACCTTTGGTTCTGGAAATGCACCCACACCGTTTTGGTTTATTAATTGCTTGCAAAAAGCCATTCAGCGCGGCATTAAAATTGTAAATGTAACGCAATGTTGGGGTGGTAGTGTGGATATGGGCAAATACGAAACAGGAACGGCTTTAAAACAAATTGGTGTCATTTCGGGGTACGATATCACTACCGAAGCGGCTATTACAAAACTCATGGTGTTGCTGCCACAAAATTTATCGGCACCAGCATTTTCAAAAGCTTTTCAAACACCTATCTGTGGCGAATTAAGTTTAGAAGAATAA
- a CDS encoding NAD(P)H-dependent glycerol-3-phosphate dehydrogenase has protein sequence MINDPKFAVIGGGSWATAIAKMLCHNLSEIAWYMRNEAAIEELKVNKHNPNYLSSVEFDTDQLILTTDINEAINYADYIVFAIPSAFLGSELEKLTVSLEGKIIVSAIKGIIPETGLIVGQHFMETYNIPIENIAVLAGPCHAEEVALERLSYLTIAGGDLQKAEVIAKSLRSHYIKAKTTDDVMGTEYAAMLKNIYAIAAGMAHGLGYGDNFQALLMSNAIREMKKFIKKVHKLKRNINDSAYLGDLLVTGYSLFSRNRMFGNMIGKGYTVISTKMEMNMVAEGYYATKSAYLMNAELKAKTPIIDAVYEVLYNNKEPKKVFKKLTDKLD, from the coding sequence ATGATTAACGATCCTAAGTTTGCAGTAATTGGTGGCGGAAGCTGGGCAACAGCCATTGCTAAAATGTTATGTCATAACCTAAGCGAAATTGCTTGGTATATGCGCAATGAAGCTGCAATTGAAGAACTAAAAGTTAATAAGCACAATCCTAATTATCTAAGTTCGGTTGAATTTGATACCGACCAATTAATTTTAACAACCGATATCAACGAAGCAATTAATTATGCAGATTATATTGTTTTCGCAATTCCGTCGGCTTTTTTGGGCAGCGAGTTGGAAAAATTAACCGTTTCTTTAGAAGGTAAAATCATTGTATCTGCCATTAAAGGAATCATTCCCGAAACCGGCTTAATTGTTGGTCAGCATTTTATGGAAACCTACAATATTCCTATCGAAAACATTGCGGTTTTAGCAGGTCCATGTCACGCAGAAGAAGTGGCTTTAGAGCGTTTATCTTACCTTACCATTGCTGGAGGCGATTTGCAAAAGGCCGAAGTGATAGCCAAAAGTTTGCGCAGCCACTACATTAAAGCCAAAACCACAGACGATGTAATGGGAACCGAATATGCAGCTATGCTTAAAAACATATACGCAATTGCGGCAGGTATGGCACACGGCTTGGGTTATGGCGATAATTTTCAAGCATTGTTGATGAGCAACGCCATTCGCGAAATGAAAAAATTCATTAAAAAAGTTCATAAATTAAAACGCAACATAAACGATTCTGCTTATTTGGGGGATTTATTGGTAACTGGATATTCGCTTTTTTCACGAAACCGTATGTTTGGGAACATGATTGGAAAAGGATATACCGTAATTTCCACAAAAATGGAAATGAATATGGTTGCCGAAGGATATTATGCTACAAAAAGTGCCTATTTAATGAACGCAGAACTAAAGGCAAAAACACCAATTATTGATGCCGTTTATGAAGTGTTATACAACAATAAAGAACCCAAAAAAGTGTTTAAAAAGCTGACCGATAAATTAGATTAA
- a CDS encoding retropepsin-like aspartic protease, whose translation MNDLVTVLEQQNYFSIPFRIRKSNHLYVQAKINRIKGLFLIDTGASNTCIDSNEKDFFKLLSKAHKAKASGAGSNDMHAEISTNNTIQLGKWKKNGIDLILLDLTHVNFALTQYKLPKVHGIIGSDLLKSTGAIIHYPEQLLFIK comes from the coding sequence ATGAACGATCTTGTAACTGTATTAGAACAGCAAAATTATTTTAGCATTCCGTTTCGCATTCGCAAATCCAATCACTTGTATGTTCAAGCAAAAATAAACCGCATTAAAGGCTTGTTTTTGATTGATACAGGTGCATCGAACACGTGTATCGATTCCAACGAAAAAGATTTTTTTAAGTTGTTGTCAAAAGCACATAAAGCCAAGGCTTCGGGTGCGGGCTCAAACGATATGCATGCCGAAATTTCTACCAACAACACCATACAATTAGGCAAATGGAAAAAAAACGGCATCGACTTAATTTTGCTGGATCTTACGCATGTAAATTTTGCTTTAACCCAATACAAATTGCCCAAAGTGCACGGAATTATTGGCAGCGATTTGCTTAAAAGCACCGGAGCCATTATTCATTATCCCGAACAATTACTTTTTATTAAGTGA
- a CDS encoding DUF3109 family protein, with amino-acid sequence MFQIGKTIVSDDVLEKEFVCNLTACKGQCCVDGDAGAPLDKDETAILEEIYPVIKPYLRAKGIAVIEEKGTWIVGEDGDLETPLIDNKECAYVIFDGKTALCGIEQAYNEGLITWKKPISCHLYPIRIKEYSQFSAVNYNRWHICDDACALGKELEVPVYKFLKEPLIRKYGESWYAELETVATEWQKQSLNKK; translated from the coding sequence ATGTTTCAGATTGGAAAAACAATAGTATCAGACGATGTTCTTGAAAAAGAATTTGTTTGTAACCTAACAGCTTGTAAAGGACAATGTTGTGTGGATGGCGATGCAGGTGCCCCTTTAGATAAAGACGAAACAGCTATTTTAGAGGAAATATACCCTGTTATTAAACCTTATCTGCGTGCAAAAGGTATTGCAGTAATAGAGGAAAAAGGTACCTGGATAGTAGGCGAGGATGGCGATTTGGAAACCCCGCTCATTGACAATAAAGAGTGTGCTTATGTGATTTTTGATGGAAAAACCGCTTTGTGTGGCATTGAACAGGCTTATAACGAAGGATTGATTACATGGAAAAAACCCATTTCGTGTCATTTATACCCTATTCGTATTAAAGAATATTCACAGTTTTCAGCAGTAAATTACAATCGTTGGCATATTTGCGACGATGCTTGCGCATTGGGTAAAGAATTAGAGGTGCCTGTTTATAAATTTTTAAAAGAACCTCTAATCCGTAAATATGGCGAAAGCTGGTATGCCGAATTAGAAACCGTTGCTACCGAATGGCAAAAACAATCACTTAATAAAAAGTAA
- a CDS encoding MarC family protein, with protein sequence MEINFKEIFTAGMIIFAVIDILGSIPIIVDLRSRVGKIQSEKASIVAACIMIAFLFVGESILTLIGIDVNSFAVAGAFVLFFLALEMILGIRLYRDEEPKTASIVPLAFPLIAGPGIMTTLLALRAEYQTINIVFAVVLNIIVVYVVLKLSGQIERLIGANGLGVIRKVFGVVLLAIAVKLFATNVKGLFI encoded by the coding sequence ATGGAAATTAATTTTAAAGAGATTTTTACTGCAGGTATGATTATTTTTGCAGTGATTGATATTTTGGGGTCTATCCCGATTATTGTGGATCTGCGTTCGCGTGTAGGAAAGATTCAATCCGAAAAAGCATCTATTGTGGCTGCTTGTATCATGATTGCCTTTTTGTTTGTGGGAGAAAGCATTTTAACATTAATAGGAATTGATGTAAATTCGTTTGCTGTTGCCGGTGCTTTTGTTTTGTTTTTTCTTGCCTTAGAAATGATTTTGGGCATACGATTGTACCGCGATGAAGAGCCAAAAACAGCCTCTATCGTTCCATTGGCATTTCCTTTAATTGCCGGCCCAGGAATCATGACCACTCTTTTGGCGTTGCGTGCTGAATATCAAACAATAAACATTGTATTTGCGGTGGTGTTAAACATAATTGTGGTCTATGTGGTTTTGAAGCTTTCCGGACAAATAGAGCGGTTGATTGGCGCAAATGGTTTAGGAGTAATTCGCAAAGTATTTGGGGTGGTTTTATTGGCAATTGCTGTTAAATTATTCGCTACTAATGTTAAAGGCTTGTTTATCTAA
- a CDS encoding lysophospholipid acyltransferase family protein, protein MSKFDSIRFYHDEEVQKVLQNIAHHPMLKSLIDYTFPEYSEEQVQNLLNNIHSIRDFQSKIIYHTLQQVLKNTSEGLSSSGFDKLDDHTSYLFISNHRDILLDTSFLNILLMEHGKIMTGSAVGDNLVQKQLFMDLAKLNRNFIVKRGLSPRELLESSKLLSEYMYHLLKEDNRSVWIAQREGRTKDGNDATHQGVLKMIGMACNEESMMDYFKKLRIVPVSISYEYDPTDKLKMPQLMAKMADELYIKDKNEDFLNLMSGVVGQKKRIHLHIGDVLDTDLDVIKNETTNVNKQIQMLSKVIDEQIIANYKLWPTNYIAYDLLNDTNRFANEYTEKEKQLFLRRLELKVDKCNEPMVDTFLEMYANPVVNKLKLSHA, encoded by the coding sequence ATGTCTAAATTCGATTCGATACGTTTTTACCACGATGAGGAAGTGCAAAAAGTGCTTCAAAATATCGCCCATCATCCGATGCTAAAATCGTTGATAGATTATACATTTCCAGAATATTCAGAAGAACAGGTTCAAAACCTGTTAAACAACATACACAGCATTCGCGATTTTCAGTCGAAAATCATTTATCATACCTTGCAGCAAGTTTTAAAAAACACCTCTGAAGGACTTTCAAGTTCGGGGTTTGATAAGCTAGACGACCACACATCGTATCTTTTTATATCCAACCACCGCGACATTTTGCTTGACACCAGTTTCTTAAATATTTTGTTAATGGAACACGGAAAAATCATGACAGGTTCGGCAGTTGGCGATAATTTGGTTCAGAAGCAGTTGTTTATGGATTTAGCAAAACTAAACCGCAATTTTATCGTAAAACGCGGACTTTCGCCTCGAGAACTGTTAGAAAGCAGCAAGTTGTTGTCGGAATATATGTATCATTTGCTCAAAGAAGACAACCGCTCGGTTTGGATTGCACAGCGCGAAGGCCGCACCAAAGACGGCAACGATGCCACCCATCAAGGCGTTTTAAAAATGATTGGAATGGCGTGTAATGAGGAATCGATGATGGATTACTTTAAAAAATTGCGTATTGTTCCCGTTTCTATTTCTTATGAATACGACCCTACCGATAAGCTAAAAATGCCGCAACTAATGGCAAAAATGGCAGACGAATTGTATATTAAAGACAAAAACGAAGATTTTTTAAATTTAATGAGTGGCGTTGTGGGGCAAAAAAAACGTATCCATCTGCATATTGGCGATGTGTTAGATACGGATTTAGACGTTATTAAAAACGAAACAACCAACGTGAACAAGCAAATCCAAATGTTATCGAAAGTAATCGACGAGCAAATTATTGCCAACTATAAATTGTGGCCCACTAATTATATTGCTTATGATTTATTGAACGATACCAACCGTTTTGCAAACGAATATACCGAAAAAGAAAAACAACTTTTTTTGCGTCGCCTAGAGCTTAAAGTTGATAAATGCAACGAACCAATGGTAGATACTTTTTTAGAAATGTATGCCAACCCTGTTGTAAACAAATTAAAACTAAGCCATGCATAA